TTCTTTGCGGCTTTTTAATCTCAACGGATGTGATAAAACCTGTTCCTGCTTTGCTCGTTGTTTATTTGGGAGTATTATTTGCGGATGTTTTTCTATATTTTGTTGGTAAAAAATATGGTCGCATGATTGTTACTCATAGGAAATTTAAGAAAATATTGACTTCTGAAAGACTTGCATGGCTTGAAGATAAATTTAGTAAGTGGGGAGTTATTATTATCCTTTTGGGAAGGCATATTGTTGGACTAAGGGCTCAAATAATCATTGTATCTGGCGTAATGAAACTCCCCTTTTTAAAATTCCTGATTGCCGATGGAATATCGTCATTATTTACGATTGCTCTCATGGTTGGA
The Thermodesulfovibrio yellowstonii DSM 11347 DNA segment above includes these coding regions:
- a CDS encoding DedA family protein is translated as MIELKGLIGHVPYLGLFLLLILGGIGLPFPEDATLILCGFLISTDVIKPVPALLVVYLGVLFADVFLYFVGKKYGRMIVTHRKFKKILTSERLAWLEDKFSKWGVIIILLGRHIVGLRAQIIIVSGVMKLPFLKFLIADGISSLFTIALMVGAGYMGGNSLQIIKNDITKIEHIGILLAVIGLAGYVIFKYFKSLYRKKPEKI